In Moorella sp. Hama-1, a single genomic region encodes these proteins:
- the ggt gene encoding gamma-glutamyltransferase has protein sequence MHRPVIMGTRGMVAAAHPLASLAGLYILKRGGNAVDAAIATNAVLNVTQPHMCGMGGDLFYLIYLARTGQVVFLNGSGRAPRGASWELYREKGLKKIPPRSALAVTVPGCVAAWEDARERYGTMPLADLLAEAITYAEGHPISHKLAASIAEHQEVLSRHPDTAAIFLPGGRPPQPGDILCQADLAATLRLLAREGKAAFYQGPIAEAIAGTVQGEGGYLTAADLDGHTSTWGQPVATTYRGYTIYETAPNSQGLTALLELNLVEGFDLQAMGPDTAAYIHHLVEAKKQAFADRDAYLSDPEFVPIPVDRLLSKDYASRRRQLIDPERAAAITAGGQVQGDTTYFAVVDGEGNIVSCIQSLYYPFGSGLVARGTGILLQSRGAYFSLDPGQPNCLLPGKRTLHTLMAALVTKDGRPCLVFGTMGADGQPQTHLQVLSRLLDFGWNIQAAIEAPRWVHGSTLGDGPPVLNMESRFDPEVIETLRRRGHQVHLLPAWANEAGHAQGIVIDHQRGVLMGGADPRGDGYALGW, from the coding sequence ATGCATCGTCCGGTCATTATGGGTACCAGGGGAATGGTCGCCGCGGCTCACCCCCTGGCTTCCCTGGCAGGTCTCTATATCCTTAAACGCGGCGGCAATGCCGTCGATGCTGCCATTGCCACCAATGCCGTGTTAAATGTTACCCAGCCCCACATGTGCGGTATGGGCGGCGACCTGTTTTACCTTATATACCTGGCTCGAACAGGACAGGTAGTCTTTTTGAACGGTTCCGGGCGGGCGCCCCGGGGGGCCAGCTGGGAACTCTACCGGGAGAAGGGGCTGAAGAAAATACCGCCGCGCAGCGCCCTGGCCGTAACCGTCCCCGGTTGCGTGGCGGCCTGGGAGGATGCGCGCGAACGCTATGGCACCATGCCCCTGGCGGACCTCCTGGCCGAGGCTATAACTTACGCCGAGGGCCACCCCATTAGCCATAAACTGGCCGCCTCCATTGCCGAACACCAGGAGGTCCTCTCCCGCCACCCGGATACGGCGGCCATCTTCCTGCCCGGTGGCCGGCCGCCCCAACCTGGGGATATTCTGTGCCAGGCGGACCTGGCCGCAACTTTGCGCCTCCTGGCCAGGGAGGGAAAGGCGGCCTTCTACCAGGGGCCCATTGCCGAAGCTATAGCCGGGACCGTCCAGGGAGAGGGCGGTTACCTTACCGCAGCTGACCTGGATGGCCATACCTCCACCTGGGGTCAACCGGTAGCTACCACCTACCGCGGTTATACCATTTATGAGACCGCCCCCAACAGCCAGGGCCTGACAGCCCTCCTGGAGCTCAACCTGGTTGAGGGTTTCGACCTCCAGGCCATGGGCCCTGATACGGCCGCTTACATTCACCACCTGGTAGAAGCCAAGAAACAGGCCTTCGCCGACCGGGATGCCTACCTCAGCGACCCGGAGTTTGTCCCTATTCCTGTGGACCGTCTGTTATCCAAGGATTATGCATCCCGGCGTCGCCAGCTTATCGACCCGGAGCGCGCCGCCGCCATCACAGCCGGCGGCCAGGTGCAGGGGGACACCACCTACTTTGCTGTCGTCGACGGGGAGGGCAATATTGTTTCCTGCATCCAGAGCCTCTATTACCCCTTCGGTAGCGGCCTGGTGGCGCGGGGGACGGGTATTTTACTCCAGAGCAGGGGCGCCTATTTCTCCCTGGACCCCGGACAACCCAACTGCCTGCTGCCGGGCAAACGCACCTTGCATACCCTTATGGCCGCCCTTGTCACCAAGGACGGCAGGCCCTGCCTGGTCTTTGGTACCATGGGCGCCGACGGCCAGCCTCAGACCCACCTGCAGGTGCTTTCCCGCCTCCTGGACTTCGGCTGGAATATCCAGGCGGCCATTGAAGCGCCGCGCTGGGTCCACGGCAGCACCCTTGGTGATGGGCCGCCAGTACTGAATATGGAGAGCCGGTTTGATCCTGAGGTAATCGAGACTTTACGGCGCCGGGGGCACCAGGTGCATCTCTTGCCGGCCTGGGCCAATGAAGCCGGCCATGCCCAGGGGATCGTCATTGATCACCAGCGCGGCGTCCTCATGGGCGGCGCCGACCCCCGGGGTGACGGCTACGCCCTGGGCTGGTAA
- a CDS encoding PucR family transcriptional regulator ligand-binding domain-containing protein — MGMQGVSLLKILSSTEMLGAAVVAGWDGLGRLVTSVAVVEAPVAMEWLQGGELVLTTGYYLHNDQVAFTGFIKNLVEIGAAGVAIPPRSFIGTIPAGVIGKADELMFPVISLPANSTFWKVAQTLIMELAVNEPPRLDLERDILGILEDGLGIPALLFAG; from the coding sequence ATGGGTATGCAGGGGGTTTCCCTCTTAAAAATTTTAAGCAGTACGGAAATGCTTGGTGCGGCGGTGGTTGCCGGCTGGGATGGCTTGGGCCGCCTGGTTACCTCCGTGGCTGTAGTTGAGGCGCCGGTGGCTATGGAGTGGCTTCAAGGGGGCGAGTTAGTATTAACAACTGGCTACTACCTACATAATGATCAGGTGGCATTTACCGGTTTTATCAAGAATCTGGTGGAAATAGGAGCCGCCGGGGTGGCGATACCGCCCCGGAGTTTTATTGGTACCATTCCCGCCGGGGTTATAGGCAAAGCTGACGAGCTGATGTTTCCGGTTATTTCCTTGCCCGCCAACTCCACCTTCTGGAAAGTGGCTCAGACATTAATAATGGAACTTGCTGTTAATGAGCCGCCGCGACTTGACCTGGAGCGGGACATCCTGGGTATTTTGGAGGACGG